One Neoarius graeffei isolate fNeoGra1 chromosome 19, fNeoGra1.pri, whole genome shotgun sequence genomic region harbors:
- the LOC132867256 gene encoding elongation factor 1-alpha-like: MGKEKMHINLVIIGHVDSGKSTTTGHLVYKCGGVDPRTLEKYEKAATQMGKGSFKYAWVLDKLEAERERGITIDISLLKFNTQKYVFTIIDAPGHRDFIKNMLTGTSQADAALLVVSAAKGEFEAGISRNGQTREHVLLAYTLGVKQLVVCVNKMDLTEPPFSQKRYEEVVKNVIVFIKKVGYDPTAVPFVPLSVWGGDNMLVPSQKMSWFKGWKLKRKDGFSSGKTLLEVLDSLYPPVRTASKPLRLPLQDVYKIGRVGTVPVGKIESGILKPGMVLTTSPAKLSAEVKSIEMHHEGLQTTLPGHNVGFNIKNVAVKNLRRGDVAGNAQQDPPSDVDSFIAQVIILNHPGKIKRGYSPVLDCHTTHVTCSFAELQEKLDRHTGKKLEDLPPFLVSGDAATVKFVPIKPLCVESFFSYPPLGQFAARDLKQTVAVGVIKSVEKVAQARRTAQRVKVLK; this comes from the exons ATGGGCAAAGAGAAAATGCATATCAACCTTGTCATCATTGGTCATGTTGACAGTGGGAAATCAACCACCACAGGCCATCTTGTTTATAAATGTGGTGGTGTTGACCCAAGAACCCTGGAGAAGTATGAGAAGGCTGCAACCCAG ATGGGGAAGGGTTCCTTCAAGTATGCATGGGTTCTTGACAAACTTGAGGCAGAAAGAGAGCGTGGCATCACCATTGACATTTCCTTGTTGAAATTCAACACTCAGAAATATGTATTCACGATAATTGATGCACCTGGTCACCGTGACTTCATTAAGAACATGCTTACAGGAACTTCACAG GCTGATGCTGCTCTGCTGGTAGTCTCTGCAGCAAAAGGAGAGTTTGAGGCTGGCATATCCCGCAATGGTCAGACAAGGGAGCATGTCTTGCTGGCCTACACCCTGGGAGTCAAGCAGCTTGTAGTTTGTGTCAACAAAATGGACCTCACTGAGCCACCCTTCAGCCAGAAACGTTATGAGGAGGTAGTGAAAAATGTAATTGTTTTTATCAAGAAGGTTGGTTATGACCCAACTGCTGTGCCTTTTGTTCCCCTATCTGTTTGGGGTGGTGACAACATGCTTGTACCATCACAGAAG ATGTCTTGGTTTAAAGGATGGAAGCTCAAGAGGAAGGATGGCTTTTCAAGTGGCAAGACACTGTTAGAAGTGCTAGACTCCTTGTATCCACCAGTGCGCACTGCCAGTAAACCACTTCGTTTACCACTTCAGGATGTCTATAAAATTGGAA GAGTTGGCACAGTTCCTGTGGGCAAAATTGAAAGTGGAATTCTGAAGCCTGGGATGGTTCTGACCACCTCACCAGCTAAGCTGAGTGCAGAGGTTAAATCCATTGAGATGCATCATGAGGGACTGCAGACAACCCTGCCTGGCCACAATGTGGGCTTCAACATCAAGAATGTGGCAGTCAAAAACTTGAGACGTGGAGATGTAGCTGGTAATGCCCAGCAAGACCCACCATCTGATGTCGACAGCTTCATTGCTCAG GTTATTATTCTCAATCATCCTGGCAAAATCAAAAGGGGCTATTCTCCAGTGCTGGACTGCCATACCACCCATGTTACATGTAGCTTTGCAGAACTACAGGAGAAACTTGATCGTCACACAGGGAAGAAACTGGAAGACTTGCCACCTTTTCTGGTCTCTGGAGATGCTGCCACAGTTAAATTTGTTCCCATCAAACCTCTTTGTGTAGAAAGCTTCTTCAGCTATCCACCTTTAG GGCAGTTTGCTGCAAGGGACCTGAAGCAGACTGTTGCTGTTGGGGTGATCAAGTCTGTAGAGAAGGTGGCTCAAGCAAGGAGAACTGCACAAAGAGTGAAAGTATTAAAATAG